In the genome of Pseudomonas sp. P5_109, one region contains:
- the lptM gene encoding LPS translocon maturation chaperone LptM → MKRLISSLAALLAVACLVSACGQKGPLYLPDENQDPTEQAKSSQQQPASKAHKHDVYQ, encoded by the coding sequence ATGAAGCGCCTGATCTCTTCCCTTGCTGCGCTACTCGCGGTTGCCTGTCTTGTGTCGGCCTGCGGTCAAAAAGGCCCGCTGTACCTGCCTGACGAGAACCAGGACCCTACCGAACAGGCCAAGTCGTCGCAACAGCAGCCTGCCTCCAAAGCACACAAGCACGACGTCTACCAATAA